A window of the Parabacteroides merdae ATCC 43184 genome harbors these coding sequences:
- a CDS encoding ATP-dependent Clp protease ATP-binding subunit, whose translation MKNNYSKRLMDVIEYSREEAARLQNSYIGPEHLMLGIIRDGEGKAVQALRELNVDEWDIKRKIEQEIKNTIDAEDAVQHDIAISKTTERVLRMSMLESRLFKKKETGTEHLLLAILKEEFNVAAKVLNEVGITYRSIYNYLISGTGLKHMDDFIGEEDAEHFEGISDGYTDDDEDDDDDYSSRRESPRSSSGAGSAQPKSPNDTPVLDNFGTDMTRAAAENRLDPIVGREKEIERLAQILSRRKKNNPVLIGEPGVGKSAIVEGLALRIIQRKVSRVLFDKRVISLDMASIVAGTKYRGQFEERIKAILNELSKNPNIILFIDEIHTIVGAGSASGSMDAANMLKPALARGEIQCIGATTLDEYRKNIEKDGALERRFQKVIVDPTTAEETLQILQNIKARYEEHHNVIYTPEALQACVKLTERYISDRNFPDKAIDALDEAGSRVHISNITVPKSIEELEAKIEATKTEKLAAVKSQNFELAASFRDKERQYLLQLEAAKAKWEQELQEHRETVDEDKVAEVVAMMSGVPVQRIAKAENLKLLEMAENLKKKVVGQDDAVQKIVKAIQRNRVGLKDPNKPIGTFMFLGPTGVGKTHLAKKLAEYLFDSADALVRIDMSEYLEKFAVSRLIGAPPGYVGYEEGGQLTEKVRRKPYSVVLLDEIEKAHPDVFNLLLQVLDEGRLTDSLGRRIDFKNTILIMTSNIGTRQLKDFGRGVGFSSQAAGEPDKDFSRSVIQKALNKAFAPEFLNRVDDIIMFDQLDKEAIHKIIDIELQGLYKRVAGLGYSLELTDAAKDFVATKGYDIQFGARPLKRAIQKYLEDEMAEMIIRASVGEGDTIVVDFDKDKQEIVTNIKKSESAAEA comes from the coding sequence ATGAAAAATAACTATTCAAAGAGATTAATGGACGTTATTGAATATAGCCGTGAAGAAGCAGCAAGGCTTCAGAACAGTTATATTGGACCGGAACACTTAATGCTTGGAATTATCCGCGACGGCGAAGGGAAAGCCGTGCAGGCCCTGCGCGAACTAAATGTCGACGAATGGGATATCAAAAGAAAGATCGAACAGGAAATTAAAAATACAATCGATGCCGAAGATGCTGTCCAGCATGATATCGCTATTAGTAAAACAACCGAGCGCGTACTGCGTATGAGTATGCTTGAATCGCGCTTGTTCAAGAAAAAAGAAACCGGAACGGAACATTTGCTTCTGGCCATTTTGAAAGAAGAGTTTAATGTTGCGGCAAAGGTGCTGAACGAAGTGGGCATAACGTATCGCAGTATATATAATTACCTGATAAGCGGCACAGGTTTGAAGCACATGGATGATTTTATTGGAGAAGAAGATGCCGAACATTTTGAAGGAATCAGTGATGGCTACACCGATGATGATGAAGATGATGACGATGATTACTCTTCCCGCCGGGAGTCTCCCCGCTCCTCTTCCGGAGCCGGCTCTGCACAACCAAAATCACCAAACGACACGCCTGTATTGGACAACTTCGGTACAGATATGACGCGTGCGGCCGCTGAAAACCGTCTCGATCCGATTGTCGGACGTGAGAAGGAGATCGAACGCTTAGCTCAGATATTGAGCCGTCGCAAAAAGAACAATCCTGTCTTGATCGGTGAGCCAGGTGTCGGCAAATCGGCAATTGTGGAAGGTTTGGCACTGCGTATCATCCAGCGCAAAGTTTCCCGCGTTTTGTTCGACAAACGTGTGATCAGCTTGGATATGGCATCTATCGTGGCTGGAACCAAATATCGCGGTCAGTTTGAAGAACGTATCAAGGCGATTCTGAACGAACTGTCGAAGAACCCGAATATCATCCTGTTTATCGATGAGATCCATACGATCGTCGGTGCAGGTTCAGCTTCAGGTTCAATGGATGCCGCCAATATGCTGAAGCCGGCTCTGGCCCGTGGTGAGATACAATGTATCGGTGCTACGACATTAGATGAATACCGTAAAAATATCGAGAAAGATGGAGCTTTGGAACGTCGTTTCCAAAAAGTGATCGTCGATCCGACAACAGCGGAAGAAACTTTGCAGATCCTGCAAAATATCAAGGCCCGCTACGAAGAACATCACAATGTGATCTATACGCCCGAAGCCCTGCAAGCTTGTGTAAAACTGACAGAACGTTATATCAGTGACCGCAACTTCCCGGACAAAGCAATTGATGCGTTGGATGAAGCCGGTTCTCGCGTACATATATCTAACATAACGGTTCCGAAAAGCATTGAAGAACTGGAAGCCAAGATCGAGGCAACCAAAACAGAGAAGCTTGCTGCCGTTAAGTCACAAAACTTTGAATTGGCTGCCAGCTTCCGTGACAAGGAACGTCAGTACCTCTTACAGTTGGAAGCAGCCAAAGCCAAATGGGAGCAAGAATTGCAGGAGCATCGCGAAACGGTGGATGAAGATAAGGTGGCTGAAGTTGTAGCCATGATGTCAGGTGTCCCTGTCCAACGTATCGCAAAAGCTGAAAACCTGAAATTACTCGAAATGGCGGAGAACCTAAAGAAGAAAGTAGTCGGCCAAGATGATGCCGTTCAGAAGATCGTAAAAGCAATTCAGCGCAACCGCGTTGGCTTAAAGGATCCGAACAAGCCGATCGGAACATTCATGTTCTTAGGGCCGACAGGTGTCGGTAAGACTCATCTGGCCAAAAAGTTGGCGGAATATCTGTTTGACTCGGCCGACGCTTTGGTCCGTATCGATATGAGCGAGTATCTCGAAAAGTTTGCGGTGTCCCGCCTGATCGGTGCGCCTCCGGGATATGTAGGTTATGAAGAAGGCGGTCAGTTAACCGAGAAGGTCCGCCGTAAGCCCTACTCTGTTGTCTTGTTGGATGAGATCGAGAAAGCGCATCCGGACGTGTTCAACCTGCTGCTGCAAGTCCTGGACGAAGGTCGTCTGACTGACAGTCTTGGCAGACGGATCGACTTTAAGAATACAATTCTGATCATGACGTCTAATATCGGTACACGCCAGTTGAAAGACTTCGGCCGTGGTGTCGGTTTCAGTTCGCAGGCTGCCGGCGAGCCAGATAAGGACTTCTCCCGCAGCGTTATCCAGAAAGCACTGAACAAGGCATTCGCTCCGGAGTTTTTGAACCGTGTGGACGACATCATTATGTTCGATCAATTGGATAAGGAAGCAATCCATAAGATCATTGACATCGAATTGCAAGGTCTTTACAAACGCGTGGCTGGTCTTGGTTATTCTTTGGAACTGACAGACGCCGCCAAAGATTTTGTTGCCACCAAAGGTTATGACATTCAGTTCGGTGCACGTCCGCTGAAGCGTGCCATCCAGAAATATCTGGAAGACGAAATGGCAGAAATGATTATCCGAGCGTCTGTCGGAGAAGGTGATACGATTGTTGTCGACTTCGACAAGGACAAACAAGAGATTGTTACGAATATAAAGAAAAGCGAGTCTGCTGCCGAAGCTTGA